A portion of the Lolium rigidum isolate FL_2022 chromosome 1, APGP_CSIRO_Lrig_0.1, whole genome shotgun sequence genome contains these proteins:
- the LOC124674727 gene encoding 12-oxophytodienoate reductase 7 produces MDRPAPDQRPSLFSPYQMRRFSLAHRVVLAPMTRCRAIGGLPGPALAEYYAQRSTPGGLLISEGTVVSPAGPGFPHVPGIYNQEQIDAWKKVVDAVHAKGSIFFCQLWHVGRASHQVYQPGGAAPISSTDKPISSRWKILMPDGSYGKYPEPRRLAISEIPDIVEQYRQAAINAIAAGFDGIEIHGAHGYIIDQFLKDGINDRMDSYGGSLPNRCRFLLDVTRAVVSSIGSDRVAVRVSPAIDHLDAYDSNPMQLGMAVVERLNVLQQEAGQLAYLHVTQPRYAAYGQTESGPHGSDEEESRLMRTLRGAYQGTFMCSGGYTRELGLEAVESGDADLVSYGRQFISNPDLVERFRLNAGLNKYVRKTFYTPDPVVGYTDYPFLGQPKSRM; encoded by the exons ATGGATCGGCCGGCGCCGGATCAGCGGCCCTCGCTCTTCTCGCCCTACCAGATGCGCCGCTTCAGCCTCGCCCACCG GGTGGTGCTGGCTCCGATGACGAGGTGCAGGGCCATCGGCGGGCTGCCGGGGCCGGCGCTGGCGGAGTACTACGCGCAGCGGTCCACCCCGGGAGGCCTGCTCATCTCCGAGGGAACCGTCGTCTCGCCGGCGGGGCCGGG GTTTCCTCATGTCCCTGGAATTTACAATCAAGAGCAGATAGATGCATGGAAAAAGGTGGTGGATGCTGTGCATGCCAAAGGAAGCATATTTTTCTGCCAGTTATGGCACGTAGGCAGAGCTTCTCACCAAG TATACCAGCCAGGCGGTGCTGCTCCAATATCCTCAACTGATAAGCCGATATCATCAAGATGGAAGATACTGATGCCTGATGGTTCATACGGAAAGTATCCCGAGCCAAGGCGCCTTGCAATATCAGAAATACCGGACATAGTTGAGCAATATCGCCAAGCTGCCATAAACGCCATTGCAGCAG GTTTCGATGGCATCGAGATCCACGGTGCTCATGGCTACATCATTGATCAATTCCTCAAGGATGGCATCAACGACCGCATGGACAGCTACGGTGGATCACTCCCCAATCGATGTCGGTTTCTACTTGATGTGACCCGGGCCGTCGTATCGTCCATAGGATCGGACCGTGTTGCAGTGAGGGTGTCTCCTGCCATTGACCACCTTGATGCCTACGACTCGAACCCCATGCAGCTTGGCATGGCAGTAGTCGAACGGCTTAATGTCCTTCAGCAAGAAGCTGGACAACTTGCTTACCTCCACGTGACGCAGCCCCGGTATGCGGCCTATGGGCAGACGGAGTCAGGCCcgcacggcagcgacgaggaagagAGCCGCCTGATGCGCACCCTGCGAGGTGCGTACCAGGGCACATTCATGTGCAGCGGCGGCTATACGAGGGAGCTTGGGTTGGAAGCGGTGGAGAGCGGGGACGCCGACCTGGTGTCGTACGGGCGGCAATTCATATCGAACCCAGACCTAGTCGAGCGCTTCAGGCTGAACGCAGGCCTGAACAAGTATGTGAGGAAAACGTTCTACACCCCTGATCCCGTCGTGGGTTACACAGACTACCCGTTCCTCGGCCAGCCTAAGTCGCGCATGTAG